A genomic window from Tolypothrix sp. PCC 7910 includes:
- a CDS encoding O-linked N-acetylglucosamine transferase, SPINDLY family protein gives MSQLVSEWQKQAKQYLIDEQYSYAIKLYEEAIEKEPEVKNYYWNLGLFLLLQGQEAEAQFTWFTGLSELAEANGDTQELLEILETEANRRIIIEDFHVAWAIRQHIREISPENINNLLHIAYLITKLEAFKDDYPEILAEICNCLPLNIDNCDVRLLIDVITEILVYLTTAAEALDSIFNFVQVCFQAYSDTYVMGIIEAVMLQCIKFSAFYRRPDLASKFAELCLQRVPKNYHLEYSEILTLLSHFYQNEEEYTKGIETAKACYNLSNTLVEKICANYLVLRGLMASGSYWQEAHSRLKDQILLTQQLIEQQPDDVNIVQVTRLFDALFFLPYFEDQPQRNHTIQHQLSSFCQSKVIKYYSESYQSRNQYLNLRKKNFSTNKATLNIGYISHCFKRHSVSWLCRWIFKYHNPEKFRVHCYFLHESETLDNFTKNHFINQSFNFHQFGLRDHEQIWSQIQKDEIDILIDLDSLTLDQACELMSIKSAPVQATWLGWDSSGLPSIDYFIADPYVLPESAQDYYSEKIWRLPQTYIAVDGFEIDVPDLRREDLGIPNEAVIYFMTQKGYKRHQPHLHLQMKIIKEVSNSYLLIKGDADPEKTKVFFEEIAQEEGVDFAQIKFLPYARSEAVHRANLQIADVVLDTYPYNGATTTLETLWMGLPLVTRVGEQFSARNSYTMMMNAGVTEGIAWNEEEYLEWGVRLGNDEKLRQQISWKLRQSRHISPLWNAKQFTYEMEKAYQQMWQRYLDS, from the coding sequence ATGAGTCAATTAGTTAGTGAATGGCAAAAACAAGCAAAACAGTATCTTATTGATGAACAGTACAGTTATGCTATTAAACTTTATGAAGAAGCTATTGAGAAAGAGCCTGAAGTTAAAAATTATTACTGGAATTTAGGCTTATTTTTATTACTACAGGGTCAGGAAGCAGAAGCCCAATTTACTTGGTTTACAGGCTTATCAGAATTAGCAGAAGCAAATGGTGATACTCAAGAATTATTAGAAATTTTAGAGACAGAAGCAAACAGACGCATCATAATTGAAGACTTTCATGTTGCTTGGGCGATCCGTCAACATATCAGAGAAATTTCTCCGGAAAATATTAATAATCTATTACATATTGCTTATCTCATAACTAAATTAGAGGCATTTAAAGACGATTACCCAGAAATATTAGCAGAAATTTGTAATTGTTTACCTCTCAATATAGATAATTGCGATGTTCGTTTATTAATAGATGTCATCACAGAAATTTTAGTTTATTTAACCACAGCAGCAGAAGCACTTGATTCTATATTTAATTTTGTACAAGTATGTTTCCAAGCATATTCAGATACCTATGTGATGGGCATCATTGAGGCTGTAATGCTGCAATGTATTAAATTTTCTGCTTTTTATAGAAGACCAGATTTAGCATCAAAATTTGCTGAGCTTTGTTTACAGCGAGTACCAAAAAATTATCATCTTGAATATTCAGAAATACTAACTTTATTATCACATTTCTATCAAAATGAGGAAGAATATACAAAGGGAATAGAAACCGCTAAAGCTTGTTATAATTTGAGCAATACATTAGTAGAGAAAATTTGTGCTAATTACCTTGTCCTCCGAGGATTAATGGCTTCTGGTAGCTATTGGCAAGAAGCTCATTCTCGGTTAAAAGACCAAATATTATTAACTCAACAGTTAATAGAGCAACAACCAGATGATGTGAATATAGTACAAGTTACAAGGTTGTTTGATGCTTTATTTTTCTTACCATACTTTGAAGACCAGCCACAAAGAAATCATACTATTCAGCATCAACTTTCTAGTTTTTGCCAATCCAAAGTTATTAAATATTATTCAGAATCATATCAATCTCGCAACCAATATTTAAACTTACGAAAAAAAAATTTTAGTACAAATAAAGCTACGCTCAATATAGGCTATATTTCTCATTGTTTTAAAAGGCATTCCGTTTCTTGGTTATGTCGATGGATTTTTAAATATCACAATCCAGAAAAGTTCAGAGTTCATTGCTATTTTCTTCATGAATCTGAAACATTAGATAATTTTACAAAAAATCATTTTATTAATCAATCATTTAACTTTCATCAATTTGGTCTCCGTGACCATGAGCAAATTTGGAGCCAAATTCAGAAAGATGAAATTGATATTTTAATTGACCTAGATAGTTTGACATTAGATCAAGCTTGCGAGTTAATGTCTATTAAATCTGCGCCTGTACAGGCAACTTGGTTAGGTTGGGATAGTTCGGGATTACCATCAATAGACTATTTTATTGCTGACCCTTATGTATTGCCAGAATCAGCACAAGATTACTACAGTGAAAAAATTTGGCGATTACCCCAAACTTATATAGCAGTTGATGGTTTTGAAATAGATGTACCTGATTTACGTAGGGAAGATTTAGGTATCCCCAATGAAGCAGTTATCTATTTTATGACTCAAAAGGGATATAAAAGGCATCAACCGCACTTACATTTGCAAATGAAAATTATTAAGGAAGTATCTAATAGTTATCTGTTGATTAAAGGTGATGCAGACCCAGAAAAAACCAAGGTATTTTTTGAAGAGATTGCACAGGAAGAAGGCGTAGATTTTGCTCAGATAAAATTTTTACCTTATGCCCGTAGCGAAGCTGTCCACCGCGCTAATTTGCAGATAGCAGATGTTGTACTTGATACCTATCCTTATAATGGCGCAACAACTACACTAGAAACTTTGTGGATGGGTCTTCCCCTAGTTACAAGAGTTGGTGAACAGTTCTCTGCACGTAATAGCTACACTATGATGATGAATGCGGGTGTTACAGAAGGTATTGCTTGGAATGAAGAAGAGTATTTAGAGTGGGGTGTACGTTTGGGTAACGATGAGAAATTACGACAGCAGATTTCTTGGAAATTGCGCCAGTCAAGACATATATCACCACTATGGAATGCCAAGCAGTTTACCTATGAGATGGAGAAGGCTTATCAACAGATGTGGCAGAGGTATCTTGATAGTTAA